In the Rubripirellula tenax genome, one interval contains:
- a CDS encoding polysaccharide deacetylase family protein, whose product MRSLKLAALNAQVMLTSPFRRARIRKAAAEGTAPISVSFYHRVADTCANDWTISRERFLRHIDYCKSRFEMISLAEVQRRVRSQQSHNAAMSITFDDGYRDNCEFALPLLIQRGIPCTYFVTTCNVRGQMPFPHDVKSGEPLAVNTVQQIRELSDAGVEIGCHTRQHVDFSKVHDQATVRDEVVRAKSELEQMIGREVRYFAFPFGLPAQLTQAAIEAVSEAGFDGFCSAYGAYNLVGRDWFHIRRFHGDPEFARLKNWLSIDPRKVRQEPEVRYFLPPAMSFKETFPMMGRTTPLFAH is encoded by the coding sequence ATGCGATCGCTGAAGTTGGCCGCCCTGAACGCTCAAGTCATGTTGACTTCGCCGTTCCGCCGCGCTCGGATAAGGAAGGCCGCCGCCGAAGGCACGGCGCCCATCTCCGTCTCGTTTTATCATCGAGTCGCCGACACATGCGCGAACGATTGGACGATCAGCCGAGAACGATTTCTTCGACACATCGACTACTGTAAATCCCGTTTCGAAATGATCTCGTTGGCGGAAGTTCAACGGCGGGTTCGATCGCAACAGTCGCACAACGCAGCGATGTCCATCACGTTTGATGATGGCTACCGCGACAATTGTGAATTCGCATTGCCGTTGTTGATCCAGCGGGGCATCCCCTGCACGTATTTTGTGACGACGTGTAACGTCCGTGGTCAGATGCCGTTTCCACACGACGTGAAATCGGGCGAACCGTTGGCTGTGAACACGGTCCAACAGATTCGCGAGCTATCCGATGCCGGTGTCGAAATCGGTTGCCATACCCGGCAACACGTCGATTTTTCAAAGGTACACGACCAAGCCACCGTTCGCGACGAAGTCGTTCGAGCGAAATCAGAACTCGAACAAATGATCGGCCGCGAAGTTCGCTACTTTGCCTTCCCATTCGGTCTGCCCGCTCAATTGACCCAGGCAGCGATCGAAGCCGTTTCCGAGGCCGGGTTTGATGGATTCTGTAGCGCCTACGGCGCATACAACTTGGTCGGCCGCGACTGGTTCCATATCCGCCGCTTCCATGGCGATCCTGAATTCGCGCGGCTGAAAAATTGGTTGAGCATCGATCCAAGAAAAGTCCGTCAAGAACCTGAAGTGCGTTACTTCTTGCCGCCGGCAATGTCTTTCAAAGAAACATTCCCGATGATGGGCCGAACAACGCCCCTGTTCGCCCACTAG
- a CDS encoding glycosyltransferase, which produces MPVGGAETLLVNMMRKMDPARIRPEVVCLKEPGPLGDEISGEFPVHSHLIGGKFDVGVLPRLAKLLHRRRADMVVTVGAGDKMFWGRLAAHIAGVPVIASALHSTGWPDGVGKLNRTLTRITDAFIGVADSHGQFLRDFEKFPADKVHVIRNGVDCARFSPNDQARADVRAELGLNADTPLIGIVAALRSEKNHAMLVRAAAAMRDRQPDAHWIIVGDGPERAGIESLAAELNIADRIHLLGTRYDTPRLVSSLDVFTLCSLNEASPVSILEALACEVPVVATDVGSIKESIINGETGYLIAVEDDAAMADAVDRMLSDAAARQQMGSSGRKLVQETGSLESMVEGYTRLGIELYDAKVCRPATKLVAARSVTS; this is translated from the coding sequence ATGCCCGTCGGAGGTGCCGAGACGCTGTTGGTCAACATGATGCGAAAAATGGATCCGGCTCGTATTCGCCCGGAAGTGGTTTGCTTGAAAGAACCGGGCCCGTTGGGCGATGAAATTTCCGGCGAGTTTCCGGTGCACAGCCATTTGATCGGCGGGAAGTTTGATGTGGGTGTTTTGCCGCGATTGGCGAAATTGCTGCACCGCAGACGGGCCGATATGGTCGTCACGGTGGGCGCGGGCGACAAAATGTTTTGGGGTCGTTTGGCGGCTCACATCGCCGGTGTTCCGGTGATCGCGTCGGCACTGCATTCGACGGGATGGCCCGATGGTGTCGGCAAGCTGAACCGAACGCTGACGCGAATCACCGATGCCTTTATCGGCGTGGCAGACTCGCACGGCCAATTCTTACGAGACTTCGAAAAATTCCCCGCGGACAAGGTTCACGTGATTCGAAACGGTGTGGACTGCGCTCGATTTTCGCCAAACGATCAGGCGCGAGCAGATGTTCGCGCCGAACTCGGACTGAACGCCGACACACCACTGATTGGAATCGTCGCGGCGCTTCGAAGCGAAAAGAATCATGCGATGCTGGTTCGTGCGGCGGCGGCGATGCGAGATCGCCAACCCGATGCTCATTGGATCATCGTTGGCGACGGACCCGAGAGAGCCGGCATTGAGTCCTTGGCAGCAGAACTGAACATCGCTGATCGGATTCACTTGCTGGGCACTCGGTACGACACGCCGCGATTGGTTTCTTCACTGGATGTGTTCACGTTGTGTTCGCTGAACGAGGCTTCGCCGGTTTCGATTTTGGAAGCGCTCGCGTGCGAAGTCCCCGTGGTTGCGACCGACGTTGGTTCCATCAAGGAATCGATTATCAACGGCGAAACTGGATACTTGATCGCGGTGGAAGATGACGCGGCGATGGCCGACGCGGTCGACCGTATGTTGTCCGACGCGGCAGCTCGCCAGCAGATGGGAAGCTCGGGTCGCAAGCTGGTCCAAGAAACCGGGTCCCTCGAATCGATGGTCGAAGGCTATACCCGGTTGGGCATCGAACTGTATGACGCCAAAGTTTGCCGACCTGCGACGAAACTTGTCGCCGCCAGATCGGTCACTTCTTGA
- a CDS encoding superoxide dismutase has translation MAYTLPALPYAHDALAPSIDAKTMEIHHTKHHQAYISKVNDAIAGTPLESKSIEDLISDMGSVPDDKKGAVRNNGGGHANHSLFWTVMGPGKGGNPTGDLAAAIDSAFGSFDKMKELFGAAAATRFGSGWAWLYVEGGSLKIGSTANQDSPLMGAAIAGIGGTPILGLDVWEHAYYLNYQNRRPDYVTTFWNVVDWDAVAARFAAAK, from the coding sequence ATGGCCTATACTTTGCCCGCATTGCCTTACGCGCACGATGCACTCGCCCCTAGCATCGACGCCAAGACGATGGAAATCCACCATACCAAGCACCACCAGGCGTACATCAGCAAGGTCAACGATGCGATCGCTGGCACTCCGTTGGAAAGCAAGTCCATCGAAGACCTGATCTCGGACATGGGATCGGTACCTGACGACAAGAAGGGCGCCGTCCGCAACAACGGTGGCGGTCACGCCAATCACTCGTTGTTCTGGACCGTGATGGGCCCCGGAAAAGGCGGAAACCCGACCGGCGATCTGGCCGCTGCGATCGATTCGGCGTTCGGTTCGTTCGACAAGATGAAAGAACTGTTCGGCGCGGCCGCCGCGACTCGCTTCGGCAGCGGTTGGGCATGGCTGTACGTCGAAGGCGGATCGCTCAAGATCGGCAGCACCGCCAATCAAGACAGTCCCTTGATGGGTGCAGCCATCGCCGGTATCGGCGGCACACCGATTTTGGGTTTGGATGTTTGGGAGCACGCGTACTACTTGAACTACCAAAACCGACGTCCCGACTATGTCACGACGTTCTGGAACGTTGTCGATTGGGACGCCGTTGCCGCACGATTCGCAGCCGCAAAGTAG
- a CDS encoding sensor domain-containing diguanylate cyclase/phosphohydrolase has protein sequence MNSGSQSTPSRVGNLLAGLRESVAAAEFGAADSSDLPFENRLAVVRLGMATSLFYSLRTKHAPTAAHCLRVALSCSAWAQRLGLDEDTRDRIEVAALLHDLGKIGIPDRILRKPGKLSVDEQLTMELIPELGCEILRGCTGDHELLDIIRYANTWYDSRRHGDGPRGSALPIGSRMLAIADAFDAMTTDTVYRPAMSRERAIQELNQHASTQFDPELVGEFSRMLEERPEMLHRIVVDRWLRQLQDNAAPSIWGTVAESPASRKSASSVVHKREVLFFQQMFANQKDGVAFTDGEGTITHWNASMQRLTAIAADAIVGQRFSNDSLRLRDEDLVRDEDACLIRDCLAQGSAIVRSMMIEQPGKTPTPVQVHVSPVAGSVPGVYGTVVTVRDLSDQATLQERLEALHHQTTQDPLTGVANRAHFDNQLEDLTEATIAGGPSFSLIICDIDHFKRVNDVHGHPAGDEALKSFAAVLRAHSRDGDTVARYGGEEFLLLAPNCDNATASKRAEAIRIALESTPLPSLGGEAVTASFGVTEFQSGDTAETVLARSDRALLKAKDNGRNRVIQLGAGNVMQSPADETVATRGWLEWLTGSGPIENGEFDIVSPVPVDLVIEKLRGFIADHNAEIISVDENQVSIKMNATYSRGGRRRADQQMALRVQLTLSESREERSTGRSFNRTNVHAQLQPIRNRDRRGQDVAACFSQVINSLRSYLMGELMRPDSA, from the coding sequence TTGAATTCCGGCTCCCAGTCGACACCGTCTCGGGTAGGAAACTTGCTGGCCGGCCTTCGAGAATCGGTCGCTGCTGCGGAATTTGGCGCTGCCGATTCGAGCGACTTGCCGTTCGAGAATCGGTTGGCAGTCGTTCGGTTGGGAATGGCAACGTCGCTGTTCTATTCGCTGCGAACGAAGCACGCCCCGACCGCTGCGCACTGCCTGCGAGTCGCGCTGTCCTGTTCGGCATGGGCGCAACGGTTGGGTTTGGACGAAGATACGCGTGACCGAATCGAGGTCGCTGCGTTGCTGCACGACTTGGGGAAGATCGGGATTCCCGATCGCATCCTTCGGAAGCCGGGCAAATTGTCTGTCGACGAACAACTGACGATGGAGCTGATCCCCGAACTGGGCTGCGAGATCTTGCGTGGTTGCACCGGCGATCACGAATTGCTGGACATCATCCGTTACGCCAACACGTGGTACGACAGTCGCCGGCATGGCGATGGTCCTCGTGGCAGCGCGTTGCCGATCGGTTCACGAATGCTGGCGATCGCAGATGCTTTTGACGCGATGACGACGGATACGGTTTACCGGCCCGCCATGAGCCGTGAACGCGCCATTCAAGAACTAAACCAACATGCGTCGACTCAATTCGATCCCGAATTGGTCGGCGAATTCAGCCGCATGCTGGAAGAACGGCCCGAGATGCTTCACCGCATCGTCGTCGATCGTTGGTTGCGTCAATTACAGGACAATGCGGCTCCGTCGATTTGGGGGACGGTCGCCGAATCACCCGCCAGTCGCAAATCCGCATCGAGTGTCGTCCACAAACGCGAAGTGCTGTTCTTTCAACAAATGTTTGCAAACCAGAAAGACGGTGTCGCCTTCACCGACGGCGAAGGCACCATCACTCACTGGAATGCATCGATGCAGCGATTGACGGCGATCGCCGCCGACGCGATCGTTGGTCAACGATTCAGCAACGATTCGCTTCGATTGCGAGACGAAGACCTCGTCCGTGACGAGGACGCCTGTCTGATCCGCGATTGTCTGGCCCAGGGCAGCGCGATCGTCCGTTCGATGATGATCGAGCAGCCCGGTAAAACTCCGACTCCGGTGCAAGTGCATGTATCGCCCGTGGCCGGTTCGGTCCCCGGCGTATACGGTACCGTTGTCACGGTGCGTGACTTGTCGGATCAAGCGACGCTGCAAGAGCGTCTTGAAGCGCTTCACCATCAAACGACACAAGATCCATTGACGGGCGTTGCCAACCGCGCGCACTTCGACAATCAATTGGAAGATCTGACAGAAGCGACAATCGCCGGCGGTCCGAGTTTTAGTTTGATCATCTGTGACATTGACCACTTCAAACGCGTGAACGACGTTCACGGCCACCCCGCCGGTGATGAAGCGTTGAAAAGCTTTGCCGCCGTCCTTCGTGCCCACAGCCGCGATGGCGACACGGTCGCACGATACGGGGGCGAAGAGTTCTTACTGTTGGCGCCGAATTGTGACAACGCAACTGCATCGAAACGCGCCGAAGCGATTCGTATTGCACTCGAATCAACGCCCCTGCCGTCGCTGGGTGGCGAGGCCGTCACCGCCAGTTTCGGTGTAACCGAGTTTCAATCGGGCGATACCGCCGAAACGGTACTGGCGCGATCGGATAGGGCGCTGTTGAAAGCAAAAGACAACGGTCGCAACCGCGTCATCCAATTGGGTGCCGGGAATGTGATGCAGTCACCGGCCGACGAAACCGTCGCCACCCGCGGTTGGTTGGAATGGTTGACAGGGTCAGGGCCGATCGAGAACGGTGAATTCGATATCGTCTCGCCGGTACCTGTTGATTTGGTGATTGAAAAATTGCGAGGCTTCATCGCCGACCACAACGCCGAAATCATCAGCGTGGACGAAAACCAAGTGTCGATCAAGATGAACGCCACGTATTCGCGTGGCGGCCGACGGCGAGCCGACCAGCAAATGGCTCTGCGAGTCCAATTGACGCTTAGCGAGAGCCGCGAAGAGCGTTCGACCGGTCGGTCCTTCAATCGCACCAATGTGCACGCCCAGTTGCAACCAATTCGCAATCGCGATCGACGCGGCCAGGACGTCGCAGCATGCTTTTCGCAGGTAATAAACAGTCTGCGAAGCTACTTGATGGGCGAATTGATGCGTCCGGATTCGGCCTAG
- a CDS encoding RNA polymerase sigma factor — protein MSLSEVDRALLQRCLDQAPRAWQDFVDRFLGLVVHVANHTAQSRGLTIDMATRDDLVADVFLTLVAGDYAVLRRFRRNSSLATYLTVVSRRVIARRLTQSAAEVSASGQSSNGQAGGEGNGHHESDISRIDDREEIQQLMMRLDSTEANVVRMYHLEGKSYDEISRAVGMSLNSVGPVLSRARDKMKNGRG, from the coding sequence GTGAGTCTCTCCGAAGTCGACCGTGCTCTGCTTCAACGATGCCTGGACCAAGCTCCACGCGCGTGGCAAGACTTCGTTGACCGATTCCTGGGGCTTGTCGTCCATGTCGCCAACCACACGGCCCAGTCGCGTGGTTTGACGATCGATATGGCGACACGCGACGATTTGGTGGCGGATGTCTTTCTGACGCTCGTCGCTGGCGACTATGCGGTACTGCGCCGGTTCCGTCGCAACAGTTCGCTGGCGACTTATTTGACCGTCGTCTCGCGGCGAGTCATCGCAAGACGACTGACTCAATCCGCTGCCGAGGTCTCCGCATCAGGCCAGTCATCCAATGGGCAAGCGGGCGGGGAAGGTAACGGTCACCATGAATCCGACATCTCGCGAATCGATGACCGTGAAGAAATTCAGCAACTGATGATGCGTCTGGATTCGACCGAAGCCAATGTGGTCCGGATGTACCATCTAGAAGGCAAGTCGTACGACGAAATCAGCCGCGCCGTTGGCATGAGTCTGAACAGCGTCGGCCCGGTGCTGTCACGCGCCCGTGACAAGATGAAAAACGGCCGCGGCTGA
- a CDS encoding ATP-dependent Clp protease adaptor ClpS, which produces MAEQQSMVAEPEVEISRRQQRDEKRKPKKQPRYNVVLWDDPDHSYDYVVLMMKRLFHHPIEAGFQIAKQVDLGGKAICLTTTLEHAELKRDQIKAFGKDEMIARCKGSMSATIEPVTE; this is translated from the coding sequence ATGGCAGAACAACAATCAATGGTGGCCGAGCCTGAAGTCGAGATCAGCCGAAGACAGCAGCGCGACGAAAAACGGAAGCCCAAGAAGCAGCCTCGCTATAACGTGGTGCTTTGGGATGACCCTGACCATAGTTACGATTACGTCGTTTTGATGATGAAGCGGTTGTTTCACCATCCGATCGAAGCCGGATTCCAGATCGCCAAACAGGTCGACCTAGGTGGAAAGGCAATCTGTCTGACCACAACGTTAGAGCACGCCGAATTGAAACGCGACCAAATCAAGGCGTTCGGTAAAGACGAGATGATCGCGCGGTGCAAGGGCAGTATGTCGGCGACGATCGAACCCGTCACGGAATAA
- a CDS encoding dipeptidase, with translation MSSILNALEKDSDRHLDDLVQWLRIASVSSDSSRKSDVARAADWLMDKFRGAGLAVELVPTQGHPMVIAETAPVPGAPVVVVYGHYDVQPVEPLDQWISDPFDPTVRNGNLYARGATDDKGQVLTHVQSVCDWIANGEPLPIQVKFLIEGEEEVGSENLERMLPDLADRMACDCVVISDSGQYSDGQPAITYGLRGIATYELRIDGPSQDLHSGSFGGAVMNPAIAICHVLSSMVDKTGRIQIPGYYDDVVDLVASEREAWQNLPQDEAAFADSIGVKELFGETGYTADERRWARPTFDVNGITAGHQGEGVKTIIPATASAKFSFRLVPNQDPTKITAALEKHLADHMPPGVRYQLSPDHGAPGMLADTNSRYMAAANTAIEMAFGKKPVLIREGGSIPIVTRFQEVLGCDCLLLGWGLSDDNAHSPNEKFRIADYHRGIRASALLWDQLGKLQPSESK, from the coding sequence ATGTCCTCGATTCTCAATGCCCTCGAAAAGGACTCTGACCGACACCTGGACGACCTGGTCCAATGGCTCCGTATCGCCAGCGTTAGCAGCGATTCATCTCGGAAATCCGATGTTGCACGAGCGGCGGACTGGTTGATGGACAAGTTCCGCGGCGCCGGTTTGGCAGTGGAACTGGTACCCACCCAAGGCCACCCGATGGTGATCGCCGAAACCGCTCCGGTACCTGGCGCCCCGGTGGTCGTCGTTTATGGACACTATGACGTCCAACCCGTCGAACCGCTTGACCAATGGATCAGTGACCCATTCGACCCAACCGTCCGAAACGGCAACCTTTACGCACGCGGTGCGACTGACGACAAGGGCCAAGTCCTGACGCACGTGCAAAGCGTTTGCGATTGGATCGCCAACGGCGAACCGCTTCCGATTCAAGTCAAATTCTTGATCGAAGGCGAAGAAGAAGTCGGCAGCGAGAATCTGGAACGAATGCTTCCCGACTTGGCCGATCGGATGGCGTGTGATTGTGTCGTGATCAGCGACAGCGGTCAGTACTCCGACGGCCAACCGGCAATCACGTACGGCCTGCGCGGCATTGCGACGTACGAATTGCGAATCGACGGTCCAAGCCAGGACTTGCACAGCGGATCGTTCGGCGGCGCGGTCATGAATCCGGCAATCGCAATCTGCCACGTGCTTTCATCGATGGTCGACAAGACAGGCCGGATCCAGATCCCGGGGTACTACGACGACGTCGTCGATCTCGTCGCGTCCGAACGCGAAGCATGGCAGAACCTGCCGCAAGACGAAGCCGCGTTTGCGGATTCGATCGGCGTGAAAGAACTGTTCGGCGAAACCGGGTATACCGCCGATGAAAGGCGTTGGGCTCGTCCCACGTTCGACGTCAACGGCATCACGGCGGGCCATCAAGGCGAGGGCGTGAAAACGATCATTCCCGCGACCGCGTCGGCGAAATTCAGTTTCCGATTGGTACCCAATCAAGACCCGACGAAGATCACCGCGGCGCTAGAGAAACACCTTGCCGATCACATGCCGCCAGGCGTTCGTTACCAATTGTCGCCCGACCACGGCGCGCCGGGCATGTTGGCGGACACGAATAGTCGGTACATGGCTGCGGCCAACACAGCCATCGAAATGGCCTTCGGCAAGAAGCCCGTCTTGATTCGCGAAGGCGGATCGATCCCGATCGTCACGCGATTCCAAGAGGTTCTCGGGTGCGATTGCCTGCTACTGGGATGGGGTTTGTCGGACGATAACGCACACAGTCCCAATGAAAAGTTCCGCATCGCCGATTACCATCGGGGCATTCGTGCTTCGGCTCTACTTTGGGACCAACTCGGAAAACTTCAACCTTCGGAATCCAAATGA
- a CDS encoding sugar phosphate isomerase/epimerase family protein codes for MKRREFIQLTAAGLMATQGTTTTWGREPIERTGPPRFQLGLAAYSFRDYFGFMKGKPQKAAPGGPALDMIGFLDYCVAQKIDAAELTSYFFRPDPDDQYFLDIKREAFIRGVTISGTAIGNNFTVGRGPKLDREVEDAIRWIDRAAILGAPHIRFFAGTAAQLASHPDRIVEASEALARCAEYAATKGIFLGVENHGNLTGQQMLELMERTNSPWVGINLDTGNFLSDDPYGDLEKCVPFAVNVQVKVAMRTPDNQPYPADLDRIAKILEHAGYQGFVILEFEEENPYERIPNIIEKFRTVFA; via the coding sequence ATGAAACGTCGTGAATTTATCCAATTGACTGCCGCGGGTTTGATGGCGACTCAGGGAACCACAACCACCTGGGGACGTGAACCGATCGAGCGGACAGGTCCGCCCCGTTTCCAACTCGGATTGGCCGCCTACTCGTTCCGCGATTATTTCGGGTTCATGAAAGGCAAGCCGCAGAAAGCCGCGCCCGGCGGCCCCGCGCTCGACATGATCGGCTTTCTTGACTACTGCGTCGCCCAGAAGATCGATGCCGCGGAATTGACCAGCTACTTTTTTCGCCCCGACCCGGATGACCAGTATTTCTTGGACATCAAACGCGAAGCCTTCATTCGCGGAGTCACGATCTCGGGAACGGCGATCGGTAACAACTTCACCGTCGGCCGAGGCCCCAAACTGGACCGTGAAGTCGAAGACGCGATTCGCTGGATCGATCGTGCGGCGATCCTGGGCGCGCCTCACATTCGCTTCTTTGCCGGCACCGCTGCTCAATTAGCGTCACACCCCGATCGCATTGTCGAAGCATCGGAAGCACTCGCGCGATGCGCCGAGTACGCGGCAACAAAGGGAATCTTTCTGGGCGTCGAAAACCACGGCAACCTGACCGGCCAACAGATGCTGGAATTGATGGAAAGGACCAACAGTCCCTGGGTCGGTATCAACTTGGACACTGGCAACTTCCTTTCGGATGACCCCTACGGCGACCTTGAAAAGTGTGTCCCCTTCGCCGTAAACGTTCAGGTCAAAGTCGCAATGCGGACGCCCGACAACCAACCCTACCCGGCCGATCTGGACCGGATCGCCAAGATCTTAGAACATGCTGGTTATCAGGGGTTCGTAATCCTAGAATTCGAAGAAGAGAATCCGTACGAACGGATCCCCAACATCATCGAAAAGTTCCGAACCGTTTTTGCGTAG
- a CDS encoding ferrochelatase — protein MTNNEMPYDSFLLVSFGGPEGQDDVMPFLENVLRGKNVPRERMLEVAEHYKHFGGVSPINQHNRELMAAIKAEFASANIDLPVYWANRNWDPLFPDTLRQMRDDGCKRALAFFTSMFSCYSGCRQYRENIIAAQEEVGEDAPIVEKVRMGFNHPRFIETMADAVRQAAASIDVKPDDTLVMFTAHSIPMGMADNCDYLKQLQESSRLVADAVGAANWRLVFQSRSGPPQQPWLEPDVLDAIAETDDASKLSSLVIVPIGFVSDHMEVMFDLDEEAAQLCEQRGIAMARAKTAGTSPTFVQMIRMLVEERLGRTDDKQAIGPLGPWHDVCPADCCTYTPARRPTPAS, from the coding sequence ATGACAAACAACGAAATGCCTTACGACTCATTCCTGCTCGTTTCCTTTGGTGGACCCGAGGGCCAGGACGACGTGATGCCGTTTCTGGAAAATGTTTTGCGTGGCAAGAACGTGCCGCGCGAGCGGATGTTGGAAGTCGCCGAACACTACAAGCACTTCGGCGGCGTCAGCCCCATCAACCAGCACAACCGCGAGTTGATGGCGGCAATCAAGGCTGAGTTTGCCTCGGCGAACATTGATTTGCCGGTCTATTGGGCGAACCGTAATTGGGATCCGTTATTTCCCGACACGCTTCGTCAAATGAGGGACGACGGGTGCAAGCGGGCGCTGGCATTCTTCACCAGTATGTTCAGTTGCTATAGCGGTTGCCGCCAATATCGCGAGAACATCATTGCGGCTCAGGAAGAGGTCGGCGAAGACGCCCCGATCGTCGAGAAAGTTCGCATGGGCTTCAACCATCCTCGCTTTATCGAAACGATGGCCGACGCGGTGCGTCAGGCGGCGGCTTCGATCGACGTGAAGCCGGACGACACGCTGGTCATGTTCACCGCCCACAGCATTCCGATGGGGATGGCGGACAATTGTGACTATTTGAAACAGTTGCAAGAGTCCAGTCGTTTGGTGGCCGATGCGGTCGGCGCGGCGAATTGGCGTTTAGTTTTTCAAAGCCGCAGCGGGCCGCCCCAACAACCGTGGTTGGAACCGGACGTTTTGGATGCGATTGCAGAAACCGACGACGCGTCCAAACTGTCGTCGTTGGTCATCGTTCCGATCGGTTTTGTCAGCGATCACATGGAAGTCATGTTCGACCTGGATGAAGAGGCGGCCCAGTTGTGCGAACAGCGTGGTATCGCCATGGCACGGGCGAAGACGGCGGGCACGTCGCCGACGTTCGTGCAAATGATTCGCATGCTGGTCGAAGAACGACTCGGCCGCACCGATGACAAGCAAGCCATCGGCCCGCTCGGCCCATGGCACGACGTGTGCCCGGCCGATTGCTGTACTTACACGCCGGCGCGACGTCCCACGCCGGCTTCGTAG
- a CDS encoding mannose-1-phosphate guanylyltransferase gives MLHAVIMAGGSGTRFWPASRKLVPKQLLALSGQRTMIQSTVDRLGDLIPPERQMIVTNKILVEAVREQLPELPAANVVGEPCKRDTAPCVGLAAAMIKRTDPDGTMVVMPSDHVIASHAKFQAALAAAEKLIDEDPTRIVTFGIKPSYPAESFGYIQRADKIAADGVDAYKVEKFREKPDRATAESYVDAGTFFWNSGIFVWRASTILDALETNAAAMSVHLHAIADAMGRPDFDDVLEREFTAIKGTSIDYAVMETYKNVVVIEAPFPWDDVGSWQALARLNDPDEHGNTVVGSHIGIDTKGAIIMTQPGHTIVTIDVEDLIIVQTADATLVAPKHAEERVREAVKALEDKGFSDKL, from the coding sequence ATGTTGCACGCTGTGATCATGGCCGGGGGAAGCGGGACTCGTTTCTGGCCCGCGAGTCGTAAATTGGTTCCGAAGCAACTGCTGGCACTCTCGGGTCAACGTACGATGATCCAATCGACGGTCGATCGACTGGGCGACCTGATCCCGCCTGAGCGTCAAATGATCGTCACCAATAAAATTCTGGTCGAAGCGGTCCGCGAACAACTTCCCGAGTTGCCCGCCGCCAACGTGGTTGGTGAACCTTGCAAACGGGACACCGCGCCGTGCGTGGGCTTGGCTGCCGCGATGATCAAGCGGACGGATCCCGATGGGACCATGGTGGTCATGCCGTCGGACCACGTGATTGCTTCCCACGCGAAGTTCCAGGCTGCTTTGGCGGCTGCGGAAAAGCTGATCGACGAAGATCCCACGCGTATCGTGACTTTCGGAATCAAGCCCAGTTACCCGGCCGAGTCGTTCGGGTACATCCAACGAGCTGACAAGATCGCAGCCGATGGCGTGGATGCCTACAAGGTAGAAAAGTTCCGCGAAAAGCCCGACCGTGCGACAGCAGAATCCTATGTTGATGCCGGAACGTTCTTTTGGAACAGCGGTATTTTTGTGTGGCGTGCTTCGACCATTCTGGACGCGCTGGAAACGAATGCGGCGGCGATGAGCGTTCACCTGCACGCGATTGCCGACGCGATGGGACGTCCCGATTTCGACGACGTGCTAGAGCGAGAATTCACGGCGATCAAAGGAACTTCGATCGATTACGCGGTCATGGAAACGTACAAGAATGTTGTTGTGATCGAAGCACCGTTTCCTTGGGATGACGTCGGCAGTTGGCAAGCTCTGGCGCGGTTGAACGATCCTGACGAGCACGGCAACACCGTCGTCGGCTCGCACATCGGCATCGACACGAAGGGCGCGATCATTATGACGCAGCCCGGGCACACGATTGTCACGATCGATGTGGAAGACTTGATCATCGTGCAAACGGCGGACGCGACATTGGTAGCGCCCAAACACGCCGAGGAACGCGTCCGCGAAGCGGTGAAAGCTCTGGAAGACAAGGGCTTCAGCGATAAACTTTAG